In a genomic window of Zingiber officinale cultivar Zhangliang unplaced genomic scaffold, Zo_v1.1 ctg135, whole genome shotgun sequence:
- the LOC122036275 gene encoding protein SHI RELATED SEQUENCE 4-like, producing the protein MAAGFPFGSGVGGEGHRKMPLTGNFFLYGGGSRNDDIEGSGYTRSFELTWQQRQEQSPYLGFPDEVPIVRSTAVAAAGTGGKSCQDCGNQAKKDCTHLRCRTCCMSRGFPCSTHVRSTWVPAAKRRERQQQLSAAVTTAYGGNLESEIFPPEVNAEAKFRCVRLSAVDDADEKYAYQTTIHIAGHLFKGILYDHGAATDLPQLTGEASTSSATARDAATPELLDQCPSTPLVAFVSGSPPPFSLHRQRHN; encoded by the exons ATGGCGGCCGGATTCCCTTTCGGAAGCGGCGTCGGTGGCGAAGGCCACCGAAAGATGCCGCTGACGGGGAATTTCTTCCTCTACGGCGGCGGTAGCCGGAACGATGACATAGAAGGTAGCGGCTACACTCGCAGCTTCGAGCTGACGTGGCAGCAGAGGCAGGAGCAGTCGCCGTATTTGGGCTTCCCCGACGAGGTACCGATTGTGCGTTCCACCGCCGTCGCCGCTGCTGGCACCGGAGGGAAGAGCTGCCAGGACTGCGGCAACCAGGCGAAGAAGGACTGCACCCACCTCCGTTGCCGTACCTGTTGCATGAGCCGCGGATTCCCCTGCTCCACCCACGTGAGGAGCACGTGGGTTCCTGCCGCCAAGCGCCGCGAGCGCCAGCAGCAACTCTCCGCCGCCGTCACCACCGCGTATG GAGGAAATCTCGAGTCTGAGATCTTCCCGCCGGAAGTGAACGCAGAGGCAAAGTTCCGCTGCGTGCGCCTCAGCGCCGTCGACGACGCCGACGAAAAGTACGCCTACCAGACCACCATCCACATCGCGGGCCACCTCTTCAAAGGCATCCTCTACGATCACGGCGCCGCCACCGACCTCCCCCAACTCACCGGCGAAGCATCCACTTCCTCTGCCACCGCCCGCGACGCCGCGACGCCGGAGCTCCTCGATCAATGCCCAAGCACTCCCCTCGTCGCCTTCGTCTCCGGCAGTCCGCCGCCGTTTTCCCTCCACCGACAGAGACACAACTAA